A section of the Streptococcus oriscaviae genome encodes:
- the rlmB gene encoding 23S rRNA (guanosine(2251)-2'-O)-methyltransferase RlmB, protein MEKNDIVYGVHAVVEGLEANTGNKLYIQDDLRGKNVEKIKALAAEKKVSISWTPKKSLSEMTDGAVHQGFVLRVSEFAYADLAAILEKAQAEDNPLILILDSLTDPHNFGSILRTADATQVAGIIIPKHRAVGVTPVVAKTSTGAVAHVPIARVTNLSQTLDKLKEAGFWIFGTDMNGTPSHKWNTAGKLALIIGNEGKGISPNIKKQVDEMITIPMKGHVQSLNASVAAAILMYEVFRKKI, encoded by the coding sequence ATGGAAAAAAACGATATTGTATACGGCGTTCATGCTGTTGTGGAAGGCTTGGAGGCCAATACCGGCAACAAACTCTACATTCAGGATGATTTACGCGGCAAAAATGTAGAAAAAATCAAGGCACTGGCTGCAGAAAAGAAGGTGTCAATTTCTTGGACTCCTAAAAAGAGTTTGTCAGAAATGACGGATGGAGCTGTCCATCAAGGCTTTGTCCTGCGGGTATCCGAATTTGCCTATGCGGACTTGGCGGCTATTTTGGAAAAAGCGCAAGCAGAAGACAATCCTTTAATCCTCATCCTAGATAGTCTGACAGATCCGCACAACTTTGGCTCGATTTTGCGAACCGCAGATGCCACTCAGGTGGCGGGCATTATTATTCCCAAGCACCGAGCGGTCGGTGTGACCCCAGTTGTGGCCAAGACCTCAACGGGTGCGGTCGCCCATGTTCCGATTGCCCGTGTGACCAATCTCAGTCAGACCCTTGATAAACTCAAGGAGGCGGGCTTCTGGATTTTTGGAACAGACATGAATGGAACCCCAAGTCACAAGTGGAATACAGCAGGCAAGCTAGCCCTTATTATCGGCAACGAAGGCAAGGGAATTTCTCCAAATATCAAAAAGCAAGTTGACGAAATGATTACCATCCCTATGAAGGGGCATGTGCAGAGCCTAAACGCCAGCGTGGCAGCGGCCATTCTCATGTACGAGGTCTTCCGAAAGAAAATATAG
- a CDS encoding PTS lactose/cellobiose transporter subunit IIA: protein MDKEQELLEAVMKLIMYGGDAKSHAVEAIRAAKAFQFDLAEEKLQLAQQSLSLAHHGQTDLLTQEAKGDKVALSLLMVHGQDHLMNAITFLDMAKEMVDVYRKLEEVGGS from the coding sequence ATGGATAAGGAACAAGAATTGCTAGAAGCTGTCATGAAGCTGATTATGTATGGCGGGGATGCCAAGAGCCATGCTGTGGAGGCTATCCGAGCTGCTAAGGCCTTCCAGTTTGATCTGGCTGAAGAAAAACTTCAGCTGGCCCAACAATCCTTGAGCCTGGCCCATCACGGACAAACAGACCTACTCACCCAAGAAGCCAAGGGCGATAAGGTTGCTCTCAGCCTGCTCATGGTGCATGGACAGGACCACCTCATGAACGCCATTACCTTTTTAGATATGGCCAAAGAAATGGTGGATGTCTATCGGAAATTAGAAGAAGTAGGAGGGAGTTAA
- a CDS encoding class II fructose-bisphosphate aldolase, producing MPLVSAEKFVQAARDNGYAVGGFNTNNLEWTQAILRAAEAKKAPVLIQTSMGAAKYMGGYKVARNLIANLIESMNITVPVAIHLDHGHYEDSLECIEVGYTSIMFDGSHLPVEENLAKAKEVVELAHAKGISVEAEVGTIGGEEDGIVGSGELAPIEDAVAMVATGIDFLAAGIGNIHGPYPANWEGLDLDHLKKLTEAVPGFPIVLHGGSGIPDEQIQAAIKLGVAKVNVNTECQIAFANATRKFAAAYEANEAEYDKKKLFDPRKFLADGVKAIQASVEERIDVFGSAGKA from the coding sequence ATGCCATTAGTTTCAGCAGAAAAATTTGTCCAAGCAGCCCGTGACAACGGTTATGCAGTTGGTGGATTCAACACAAACAACCTTGAGTGGACTCAAGCTATCCTGCGTGCCGCAGAAGCTAAGAAAGCTCCAGTTCTTATCCAAACCTCTATGGGTGCAGCAAAATACATGGGTGGCTACAAAGTTGCTCGTAACTTGATTGCTAACTTGATCGAATCAATGAACATCACTGTTCCTGTTGCGATTCACCTTGACCATGGTCACTACGAAGACTCTCTTGAGTGTATCGAAGTAGGTTACACTTCTATCATGTTTGACGGTTCACACCTTCCAGTAGAAGAAAACCTTGCAAAAGCTAAAGAAGTGGTTGAATTGGCACATGCTAAAGGAATCTCAGTTGAGGCTGAAGTTGGTACTATCGGTGGTGAAGAAGACGGTATCGTTGGTAGCGGTGAATTGGCTCCAATCGAAGATGCAGTAGCAATGGTTGCAACTGGTATCGACTTCTTGGCAGCAGGTATCGGTAACATCCACGGTCCATACCCAGCAAACTGGGAAGGTCTTGACCTTGACCACTTGAAGAAATTGACTGAAGCTGTACCAGGATTCCCAATCGTATTGCACGGTGGTTCAGGTATTCCTGATGAGCAAATCCAAGCAGCTATCAAATTGGGTGTTGCAAAAGTAAACGTAAACACTGAGTGCCAAATCGCATTTGCGAACGCTACTCGTAAATTTGCAGCAGCTTATGAAGCAAACGAAGCAGAATACGACAAGAAGAAACTCTTCGACCCACGCAAATTCTTGGCTGACGGCGTAAAAGCTATCCAAGCCTCTGTTGAAGAGCGTATCGACGTATTCGGTTCAGCTGGTAAAGCCTAA
- a CDS encoding PTS sugar transporter subunit IIB — MKTIMLVCNAGMSTSMLVTKMEKAAASQGVEAKIFAVPVSEVDQEFASQTIDVLLIGPQVRFMLDEYKSKFEPATKVSDINMMDYGTMNGEKVFAAAMSLLGD; from the coding sequence ATGAAAACAATTATGTTAGTTTGCAATGCAGGGATGTCAACCAGTATGCTGGTTACCAAGATGGAAAAGGCAGCAGCTAGTCAGGGGGTTGAAGCCAAGATTTTTGCTGTCCCTGTTTCCGAAGTGGATCAGGAATTTGCTAGCCAAACCATCGATGTCCTGCTGATTGGTCCTCAAGTCCGCTTTATGCTGGACGAATACAAGTCCAAGTTTGAACCAGCTACCAAGGTATCAGATATCAATATGATGGATTACGGGACCATGAATGGGGAAAAGGTATTTGCAGCAGCCATGTCCCTTCTAGGTGATTGA
- the rplM gene encoding 50S ribosomal protein L13: MNKTTFMAKPGQVERKWYVVDATDVPLGRLSAVVASILRGKNKPTFTPHTDTGDFVIVINAEKVKLTGKKATDKVYYTHSLHPGGLKSITAGELRSKNAVRLIEKSVKGMLPHNTLGRAQGMKLKVFVGGEHTHAAQQPEVLDISGLI, from the coding sequence ATGAACAAAACAACCTTCATGGCTAAACCAGGCCAAGTTGAACGTAAATGGTATGTTGTTGACGCAACAGATGTACCTCTTGGACGCCTTTCAGCAGTAGTCGCAAGCATCCTTCGTGGTAAAAACAAGCCAACTTTCACCCCTCACACTGACACTGGTGACTTCGTTATCGTCATCAACGCTGAGAAAGTGAAATTGACTGGTAAAAAAGCAACTGATAAAGTATACTACACTCACTCATTGCACCCAGGTGGTTTGAAATCTATCACTGCGGGTGAACTTCGTTCTAAGAACGCTGTTCGTTTGATTGAAAAATCAGTTAAGGGTATGCTTCCACACAACACTCTTGGTCGTGCACAAGGCATGAAACTGAAAGTGTTTGTAGGTGGCGAGCACACTCACGCTGCACAACAACCAGAAGTACTTGATATTTCAGGTCTTATCTAA
- a CDS encoding tyrosine-type recombinase/integrase produces MATITKRGNSYRATVSLYKKGEYKRETKTFSNRKDAELWTLEMELEKGRGKNIAERSTLFPDFYRNWVHTVKKNDVREATFINYKRTLVVVDDLFDGIQLKHLDDLVMQKKIDQYAETHSKKTVKELVLKIRGSLKYAYARGLISNDFGHLLKAKGQEQAKRNIPLSITEFKKLRQYCLSHTEDEFNVLVALALETGARRGELLGIKKEDIFEYGIKILRSISPTNDDTQLKTKHSKRDISINEDVYQAVTKLAQTKEGYIFDWNGFKQAGQLQKLLKQLGLTKTTFHGLRDTHASFLFSKDISLDYISRRLGHNSILTTQQYYLELMPEKKHQQDADALSLLNDLSL; encoded by the coding sequence ATGGCAACAATAACAAAACGTGGTAACTCTTACCGTGCAACTGTATCACTTTATAAGAAAGGAGAATATAAACGAGAAACCAAAACCTTTAGCAACAGAAAAGATGCTGAGCTTTGGACATTAGAAATGGAACTTGAAAAAGGTCGTGGCAAGAACATTGCCGAACGATCCACCCTATTTCCTGATTTTTATAGAAATTGGGTCCATACGGTCAAGAAAAATGATGTTCGCGAAGCCACCTTTATAAACTATAAACGAACTCTCGTAGTAGTTGATGACCTTTTTGATGGTATTCAACTTAAACACCTTGACGATCTCGTCATGCAAAAGAAAATCGACCAATATGCTGAAACCCACTCTAAAAAAACAGTAAAAGAACTTGTTCTTAAAATCCGTGGTTCATTGAAATATGCGTATGCTCGTGGTTTGATTAGCAATGACTTTGGTCATCTTTTAAAAGCAAAAGGGCAAGAACAAGCTAAACGAAATATTCCACTATCTATCACAGAATTTAAAAAACTCAGACAATACTGCCTAAGTCATACTGAGGATGAATTTAATGTTCTTGTTGCTCTCGCCCTTGAGACAGGAGCAAGACGTGGAGAACTTTTAGGAATTAAAAAAGAAGATATTTTTGAATATGGTATCAAAATTCTTCGATCAATTAGTCCAACTAATGACGATACCCAGCTTAAAACCAAACATTCTAAGCGTGATATTTCTATCAACGAAGATGTTTATCAAGCTGTGACAAAACTTGCACAAACAAAAGAAGGCTATATCTTTGATTGGAATGGATTCAAGCAAGCTGGTCAACTTCAAAAGCTGTTAAAACAGTTGGGATTAACAAAAACGACATTTCATGGACTTCGTGACACGCATGCCTCATTTCTCTTTTCAAAAGATATTAGCCTAGACTATATTTCTCGTCGTCTAGGTCATAACTCTATCTTAACAACACAACAGTATTATCTAGAATTGATGCCAGAAAAAAAGCACCAGCAAGATGCCGATGCTTTAAGTCTCTTAAACGACTTATCATTATAA
- a CDS encoding BglG family transcription antiterminator, translating into MNQREMALLEIFLNHSQQGYLSSRFLAEEMSLSDRTVRKIIRDVSQSQDQLGLRIHSLPSKGYRLEIVDPDLFRSTYETIKADRSSHKQRGNLEWQRDREHYLLHQLFFEGEKIPAQDLTKLLHISPSALSKLLASIRERLTPYSLSLSRNEEGNLAVEGFERDKRHFIVEYFLSRQVNQPLLGYLEEIPLFENIDTRKLYTAILEVSREEDLSLSDYSLTNLLVHLALAIERISSGHTVRPLPLGQEEAYIKSREISLKMMERIRLYLGIDLPQAEADYMALHLLGKGNTSLPSDFQPISDSDLMLVLEDLSKHLPQGLVADDLLLEGLRDHLSPLLLRLQNGIRLDNPLYQELKDSYGSLIVATKEAFSKLPCLVLYQVSNPEWAYITLHILAALERQKSKESLRVLLVCGTGVGSAQVLQHRLMSHFGQRLDILACVSFHELFRQDLSQVDLILSAIDLTGHVFPKPVISISVLLPQADIQKIEAYLATGHSSGQGQVHPLSELEEACQHCFSEDRFFYQEEAMSKEDLLKEMIGRLTDSSKEGFVEDFYQQILTREELGSLIFAEGIAFPHPAKSLSMQEEIVVAICSRPLVWNEDGQDVSVVILLSPSLWENKHMKLLTQHLARLLDSITFRERLLLEPTLDTLTQLICTKEV; encoded by the coding sequence GTGAACCAACGTGAAATGGCCCTGCTGGAGATTTTTCTCAACCACTCCCAGCAAGGCTACCTCAGCAGCCGTTTTTTGGCTGAGGAAATGAGCCTGTCCGATCGGACCGTTCGCAAGATCATCAGGGATGTCAGCCAATCTCAGGATCAACTGGGTCTTCGGATTCATTCCCTGCCCAGCAAGGGCTATCGCCTAGAAATTGTCGACCCAGACCTCTTTCGCTCCACCTATGAGACCATCAAGGCTGACCGGAGTTCCCACAAGCAAAGGGGGAATTTGGAATGGCAACGGGATCGGGAGCATTATCTCCTCCACCAACTATTTTTTGAAGGGGAAAAGATTCCTGCCCAAGACTTGACCAAGCTCCTCCATATCAGCCCATCGGCCCTCTCCAAACTTCTTGCCAGCATACGAGAGCGCTTGACTCCCTACTCCTTAAGCCTCAGTCGCAATGAGGAAGGGAATCTGGCAGTTGAAGGCTTTGAGCGGGACAAGCGTCACTTTATCGTTGAATATTTCCTCTCTCGGCAGGTCAATCAACCCTTACTGGGCTACTTGGAGGAAATTCCCCTTTTTGAAAACATCGACACCCGAAAACTCTACACTGCTATTTTAGAAGTCAGTCGGGAAGAGGATTTATCCCTTTCGGATTACAGCCTGACCAACTTACTGGTTCACCTAGCCTTGGCTATTGAGCGGATTTCCTCGGGACATACAGTTCGCCCTCTCCCTCTTGGACAGGAAGAAGCTTATATCAAGTCCAGAGAGATTTCCCTCAAAATGATGGAGCGGATTCGCCTCTATCTAGGAATTGACCTGCCTCAGGCGGAAGCAGACTACATGGCCCTCCATCTGCTGGGCAAGGGCAATACCAGTCTGCCCAGTGATTTTCAGCCTATTTCTGACAGTGATTTAATGCTCGTTCTGGAGGACTTATCCAAGCACCTGCCCCAGGGCTTGGTGGCAGACGATTTGCTCCTAGAGGGTTTACGGGATCACCTGTCGCCCCTCTTGCTTCGACTTCAAAATGGCATTCGTCTGGACAATCCCCTCTATCAGGAATTAAAGGATAGTTATGGCAGTTTGATTGTAGCAACCAAAGAGGCTTTCTCCAAGCTGCCCTGCCTAGTTCTTTATCAGGTATCCAATCCAGAATGGGCCTATATCACCCTCCATATCTTGGCGGCCTTAGAACGGCAGAAGAGCAAGGAAAGCTTGCGGGTTTTACTGGTCTGCGGTACAGGTGTCGGCAGTGCCCAGGTCTTGCAGCATCGCCTCATGAGCCATTTTGGGCAGCGCTTGGACATTCTGGCCTGTGTCAGTTTTCATGAACTCTTCCGTCAAGATTTGAGCCAGGTTGATCTGATCCTTTCTGCTATTGATCTGACTGGTCACGTTTTTCCAAAACCGGTTATTTCCATCAGTGTTTTGCTGCCTCAGGCAGACATTCAAAAAATAGAAGCTTACTTAGCCACAGGGCATTCATCGGGTCAAGGCCAGGTTCATCCCCTGTCAGAATTGGAAGAAGCCTGTCAGCACTGTTTTTCAGAAGACCGCTTTTTCTATCAAGAGGAAGCCATGTCCAAGGAAGACTTACTGAAAGAGATGATTGGCCGACTGACGGACAGTAGCAAAGAAGGTTTTGTCGAGGACTTTTACCAGCAGATTCTCACACGAGAGGAGCTGGGCAGCCTCATCTTTGCAGAAGGAATCGCCTTTCCTCATCCAGCCAAGTCTTTGTCCATGCAAGAAGAAATCGTCGTGGCTATTTGTTCTAGACCCTTGGTCTGGAATGAAGATGGACAGGATGTTTCAGTGGTGATTCTCCTATCTCCCTCTCTCTGGGAAAACAAGCACATGAAGCTACTGACCCAGCACCTGGCCCGATTATTAGACAGTATAACCTTTCGCGAGCGTCTCCTCTTGGAGCCGACTCTAGACACACTTACACAACTCATTTGCACAAAGGAGGTATAA
- a CDS encoding helix-turn-helix domain-containing protein encodes MLPQNNSPLLLNRQQAAELLGIDPKSFDKYIRSHPDFQCFMVGKQERYLKSKLIKFIESHCD; translated from the coding sequence ATGTTACCTCAAAATAATTCTCCTCTTCTGTTAAATAGACAACAAGCAGCGGAACTACTTGGAATAGATCCTAAATCATTTGATAAGTACATCAGAAGTCACCCAGACTTTCAATGCTTTATGGTAGGAAAACAAGAGCGCTATTTGAAGTCAAAACTGATTAAATTTATTGAAAGCCACTGCGATTGA
- a CDS encoding haloacid dehalogenase-like hydrolase, with the protein MKRLLSCYASDIAAFGKEELKQSILASEGRTLMGETVVTAAPLIAGVTNAEMMAAFGCDLLVLNELDVFEPNIVGFEPCANPIAAIKDLTGRPVGINLEPVDDTLSVLDEQVQLSPGRKVSPESLARAKALGVDFIMLTGNPSTGVSMTAIQSAIALAVQEFDGLVFAGKMHGAGLGESVVDERALLSFIDLGADGVLIPAVGTVPGVREELVAPIVAKIKAKGGLVISTIGTSQESADSQTVREFGLSNKRVGSDVHHIGDGSYGRMPDPENILALSLAVRGKRHTYFKMGQSVKR; encoded by the coding sequence ATGAAACGACTATTATCATGTTATGCGAGCGATATTGCTGCTTTTGGCAAGGAAGAACTCAAACAATCCATCTTGGCCAGCGAAGGCCGTACCCTGATGGGGGAAACCGTCGTAACGGCGGCTCCCTTGATTGCCGGCGTCACCAATGCTGAGATGATGGCAGCCTTTGGCTGTGATCTTTTGGTGCTCAATGAATTGGACGTCTTTGAGCCGAACATTGTCGGTTTTGAGCCCTGTGCCAATCCGATTGCGGCCATTAAGGATTTGACAGGCCGACCTGTCGGTATCAATCTGGAGCCTGTCGATGACACATTATCTGTTCTGGATGAACAGGTTCAACTGTCACCAGGGCGCAAGGTTAGCCCAGAAAGTCTAGCAAGAGCCAAGGCTTTGGGAGTTGACTTTATCATGCTGACAGGCAATCCCTCTACGGGGGTATCAATGACGGCTATTCAATCCGCTATTGCGCTGGCTGTTCAGGAGTTTGATGGCTTGGTGTTTGCAGGCAAGATGCACGGTGCAGGACTGGGTGAATCAGTTGTGGACGAACGAGCCCTCCTCAGCTTCATCGACCTAGGCGCAGACGGGGTTTTGATTCCTGCGGTTGGAACGGTGCCTGGTGTCAGAGAGGAGCTAGTAGCGCCTATTGTTGCTAAAATCAAAGCCAAGGGCGGCTTGGTCATTTCCACTATTGGAACCAGTCAGGAGAGCGCGGACAGTCAGACCGTTCGAGAATTTGGCTTGAGTAACAAACGGGTTGGCTCCGACGTTCACCATATCGGCGATGGCAGCTATGGTCGCATGCCTGACCCTGAAAATATTCTAGCCCTCTCCCTTGCTGTTCGTGGAAAACGGCACACCTATTTCAAGATGGGCCAGTCCGTCAAACGTTAA
- a CDS encoding DegV family protein — protein MTFKIVTDSTADLPVAWVKEEGITVLGLTINLDGVTYETVGENALTSEALLEKMQKGGLPTTSQVNVGQFESVFEEAAKAGQEVLYLAFSAALSGTYQSSVIARDMIKDTYPDAVIELIDTKAAAIGEGYLVMQAAKARKAGKTLAETKALVEELAPRLRTYLLVDDLNHLVRGGRLSKAAALIGGLVNIKPLLSLNAEGKLEPVAKIRGRKKGIKEMLSLTLDKLDHTTVMVAYTGEDTTAQEIKASLLEQPAVEEVLLAPLGPVIATHTGEGVIALISIGKEKR, from the coding sequence ATGACATTTAAGATTGTAACGGACTCCACGGCTGACTTGCCAGTGGCCTGGGTCAAGGAAGAAGGAATCACAGTGCTAGGTTTGACAATCAACCTAGATGGGGTTACCTATGAAACGGTCGGAGAGAATGCTTTGACCAGCGAGGCTCTTCTTGAAAAAATGCAAAAAGGCGGTCTGCCGACCACCAGTCAGGTCAATGTCGGACAGTTTGAATCCGTCTTTGAAGAGGCGGCTAAGGCGGGGCAGGAGGTCTTGTATCTAGCATTTTCTGCCGCTCTATCTGGAACCTACCAGAGCAGTGTTATTGCACGGGATATGATTAAAGATACTTATCCAGATGCAGTGATTGAACTAATCGACACCAAGGCCGCGGCTATCGGAGAAGGATATTTGGTCATGCAGGCTGCGAAAGCTCGCAAGGCTGGGAAGACCCTCGCAGAAACCAAGGCTTTAGTGGAAGAACTAGCACCGCGCTTGCGAACCTATCTTCTGGTCGATGACCTCAACCACTTGGTGCGGGGTGGCCGTTTGTCTAAAGCCGCTGCCCTTATCGGTGGCCTAGTCAACATCAAACCCCTCCTCAGTCTAAATGCAGAAGGAAAATTAGAGCCTGTTGCCAAGATTCGTGGTCGCAAGAAGGGGATTAAGGAAATGCTCAGCCTGACCTTGGACAAACTGGACCACACCACCGTCATGGTGGCCTACACAGGAGAGGATACCACTGCTCAGGAAATCAAGGCCAGTCTCTTGGAGCAACCGGCTGTAGAAGAAGTCCTCTTGGCTCCACTCGGCCCAGTGATTGCGACCCATACCGGCGAAGGAGTTATTGCCCTTATATCTATCGGAAAGGAAAAGAGATAA
- the rpsI gene encoding 30S ribosomal protein S9, which produces MAQAQYTGTGRRKNAVARVRLVPGTGKITVNKKDVEEYIPHADLRLVINQPFAVTSTQGSYDVFVNVNGGGYGGQSGAIRHGIARALLQVDPDFRDSLKRAGLLTRDARMVERKKPGLKKARKASQFSKR; this is translated from the coding sequence ATGGCACAAGCACAATACACAGGTACTGGTCGTCGTAAAAACGCGGTTGCACGCGTACGTTTGGTCCCAGGTACTGGTAAAATCACAGTAAACAAAAAAGATGTAGAAGAGTACATCCCACACGCTGACCTTCGTTTGGTTATCAACCAACCATTCGCAGTTACTTCAACCCAAGGTTCATACGACGTTTTCGTCAACGTGAACGGTGGTGGTTACGGTGGTCAATCAGGTGCGATCCGTCACGGTATCGCGCGTGCATTGCTTCAAGTTGACCCAGACTTCCGCGATTCATTGAAACGCGCTGGCCTTCTTACTCGTGACGCTCGTATGGTTGAACGTAAGAAGCCGGGTCTTAAGAAAGCACGTAAAGCTTCACAATTCTCAAAACGTTAA
- a CDS encoding DUF3284 domain-containing protein — protein sequence MEARLSVRGTAPAIYQTLLDLFQKDYQSATGQTIQLEAIKEGLTYLKHFGKQGEQSVRITVGELIPDKQYTVAVQSNRGVQWITYQLLPLEDGRTEVTYTEDYLPEGKFQQWNYRLLLPLMRKGLEKRMTLQIEKLAEFAEKKEVS from the coding sequence ATGGAAGCTCGACTAAGTGTTAGAGGAACGGCCCCAGCCATCTACCAAACCCTCTTGGACCTTTTTCAAAAGGATTACCAATCCGCCACAGGCCAGACCATTCAACTGGAGGCTATCAAGGAAGGGTTGACCTACCTGAAACATTTTGGGAAGCAGGGGGAGCAGTCCGTTAGGATCACAGTAGGAGAGCTTATCCCCGACAAACAGTACACCGTCGCTGTTCAATCCAACCGAGGTGTACAGTGGATTACCTACCAACTTCTGCCCCTTGAAGATGGCAGGACGGAGGTCACCTACACAGAGGACTACCTACCGGAAGGAAAGTTTCAACAGTGGAACTATCGTTTGCTCCTGCCCCTCATGAGAAAGGGTCTGGAAAAAAGGATGACATTACAAATCGAAAAACTTGCAGAATTTGCAGAAAAAAAGGAGGTTTCCTAA
- a CDS encoding PTS sugar transporter subunit IIC yields the protein MDTFLKIAGKLGSQKHLIAIRDAFIAMFPLTMAGAIAVLLNVLVRDIPTNMGWTGFAEAMKPLIELNGYVYFGTIAIMALAFVFALGYNRAQAEKLNPIAGGLVSFAAFISTIPQTLTIVTDLTGLDKSVLTKLTNLGLMVSGSNLETSQWGVISVAYAGATGLFAAMLIGLLSAEVYIFFMKKNVIIKMPDSVPPAVNKAFASMIPGIAAIYVSALVGYLSTLLTGQALNDLISTYIQQPLMGLSQGWFSVVLLSFLVQLFWFFGLHGHNVLGPVMDGIYLPALLENTAAYEATKDVSQLPYLWTRGSFDAYGQMGGSGVTIALIIAIFLFSKRQEYRAVAKLSAPMGIFNINEPITFGIPMVLNPLFVVPWLIVPPVCVGIAYAATAAGLIPPVYVSIPWITPPGLYAFLATGGNVMAGLVSLFNVFVAFCIWAPFVIAANKVQAPQD from the coding sequence ATGGATACATTTTTGAAAATTGCAGGTAAGTTAGGGTCACAAAAGCACCTAATTGCTATACGGGATGCCTTTATTGCCATGTTCCCGCTGACCATGGCAGGGGCTATCGCTGTCTTGTTAAACGTATTGGTGCGGGATATTCCGACCAATATGGGCTGGACTGGCTTTGCGGAAGCTATGAAGCCTCTGATTGAGCTCAACGGCTATGTTTACTTTGGTACCATTGCCATCATGGCCCTAGCCTTCGTCTTTGCCCTCGGCTACAACCGGGCCCAAGCTGAAAAACTCAACCCGATTGCAGGGGGCTTGGTTTCATTTGCAGCCTTCATCTCCACCATTCCACAAACCCTGACCATTGTGACTGATCTGACTGGTTTGGACAAGTCAGTTTTGACCAAGTTGACTAATCTTGGCCTGATGGTATCTGGCAGCAACCTAGAAACTTCCCAGTGGGGCGTTATTTCTGTTGCCTATGCGGGGGCAACTGGCCTCTTTGCAGCCATGCTGATTGGTCTCTTGTCAGCCGAAGTTTATATTTTCTTTATGAAGAAAAATGTCATCATCAAGATGCCTGATAGCGTACCACCTGCGGTCAACAAGGCTTTTGCGTCCATGATTCCGGGGATTGCAGCCATCTATGTATCTGCCCTAGTTGGTTATCTATCAACCCTTCTGACAGGCCAAGCCTTGAACGATTTGATTTCCACCTACATCCAACAGCCTCTGATGGGCTTGTCTCAGGGCTGGTTCAGCGTGGTTCTCCTTTCCTTCCTAGTCCAGCTCTTCTGGTTCTTCGGCCTACATGGACACAACGTATTGGGGCCAGTCATGGACGGGATTTACCTGCCAGCCCTCTTGGAAAATACAGCTGCCTATGAAGCGACCAAGGATGTCAGTCAACTGCCATACCTCTGGACCCGTGGTTCCTTTGATGCTTACGGCCAGATGGGAGGCTCCGGTGTCACCATCGCCCTGATTATCGCCATCTTCCTCTTCTCTAAAAGACAGGAATACCGTGCAGTTGCCAAACTGTCTGCTCCGATGGGTATCTTCAACATCAATGAACCCATTACCTTTGGTATCCCAATGGTTCTAAACCCACTCTTTGTCGTACCATGGTTGATTGTACCGCCTGTCTGTGTGGGCATCGCCTATGCCGCGACCGCTGCAGGGCTCATCCCGCCGGTTTATGTATCCATTCCGTGGATTACCCCTCCAGGTCTTTACGCCTTCTTGGCAACCGGAGGAAATGTCATGGCTGGTCTTGTTTCCCTCTTTAACGTCTTTGTAGCCTTCTGTATCTGGGCACCGTTCGTTATCGCGGCCAACAAGGTTCAAGCTCCTCAAGACTAA